One genomic segment of Homo sapiens chromosome 14, GRCh38.p14 Primary Assembly includes these proteins:
- the ZFHX2 gene encoding zinc finger homeobox protein 2 isoform X1, producing MATLNSASTTGTTPSPGHNAPSLPSDTFSSSTPSDPVTKDPPAASSTSENMRSSEPGGQLLESGCGLVPPKEIGEPQEGPDCGHFPPNDPGVEKDKEQEEEEEGLPPMDLSNHLFFTAGGEAYLVAKLSLPGGSELLLPKGFPWGEAGIKEEPSLPFLAYPPPSHLTALHIQHGFDPIQGFSSSDQILSHDTSAPSPAACEERHGAFWSYQLAPNPPGDPKDGPMGNSGGNHVAVFWLCLLCRLGFSKPQAFMDHTQSHGVKLTPAQYQGLSGSPAVLQEGDEGCKALISFLEPKLPARPSSDIPLDNSSTVNMEANVAQTEDGPPEAEVQALILLDEEVMALSPPSPPTATWDPSPTQAKESPVAAGEAGPDWFPEGQEEDGGLCPPLNQSSPTSKEGGTLPAPVGSPEDPSDPPQPYRLADDYTPAPAAFQGLSLSSHMSLLHSRNSCKTLKCPKCNWHYKYQQTLDVHMREKHPESNSHCSYCSAGGAHPRLARGESYNCGYKPYRCDVCNYSTTTKGNLSIHMQSDKHLANLQGFQAGPGGQGSPPEASLPPSAGDKEPKTKSSWQCKVCSYETNISRNLRIHMTSEKHMQNVLMLHQGLPLGLPPGLMGPGPPPPPGATPTSPPELFQYFGPQALGQPQTPLAGPGLRPDKPLEAQLLLNGFHHVGAPARKFPTSAPGSLSPDAHLPPSQLLGSSSDSLPTSPPPDDSLSLKVFRCLVCQAFSTDSLELLLYHCSIGRSLPEAEWKEVAGDTHRCKLCCYGTQLKANFQLHLKTDKHAQKYQLAAHLREGGGAMGTPSPASLGDGAPYGSVSPLHLRCNICDFESNSKEKMQLHARGAAHEENSQIYKFLLDMEGAEAGAELGLYHCLLCAWETPSRLAVLQHLRTPAHRDAQAQRRLQLLQNGPTTEEGLAALQSILSFSHGQLRTPGKAPVTPLAEPPTPEKDAQNKTEQLASEETENKTGPSRDSANQTTVRIGVYCCPYCSFLSPESSQVRAHTLSQHAVQPKYRCPLCQEQLVGRPALHFHLSHLHNVVPECVEKLLLVATTVEMTFTTKVLSAPTLSPLDNGQEPPTHGPEPTPSRDQAAEGPNLTPEASPDPLPEPPLASVEVPDKPSGSPGQPPSPAPSPVPEPDAQAEDVAPPPTMAEEEEGTTGELRSAEPAPADSRHPLTYRKTTNFALDKFLDPARPYKCTVCKESFTQKNILLVHYNSVSHLHKMKKAAIDPSAPARGEAGAPPTTTAATDKPFKCTVCRVSYNQSSTLEIHMRSVLHQTRSRGTKTDSKIEGPERSQEEPKEGETEGEVGTEKKGPDTSGFISGLPFLSPPPPPLDLHRFPAPLFTPPVLPPFPLVPESLLKLQQQQLLLPFYLHDLKVGPKLTLAGPAPVLSLPAATPPPPPQPPKAELAEREWERPPMAKEGNEAGPSSPPDPLPNEAARTAAKALLENFGFELVIQYNEGKQAVPPPPTPPPPEALGGGDKLACGACGKLFSNMLILKTHEEHVHRRFLPFEALSRYAAQFRKSYDSLYPPLAEPPKPPDGSLDSPVPHLGPPFLVPEPEAGGTRAPEERSRAGGHWPIEEEESSRGNLPPLVPAGRRFSRTKFTEFQTQALQSFFETSAYPKDGEVERLASLLGLASRVVVVWFQNARQKARKNACEGGSMPTGGGTGGASGCRRCHATFSCVFELVRHLKKCYDDQTLEEEEEEAERGEEEEEVEEEEVEEEQGLEPPAGPEGPLPEPPDGEELSQAEATKAGGKEPEEKATPSPSPAHTCDQCAISFSSQDLLTSHRRLHFLPSLQPSAPPQLLDLPLLVFGERNPLVAATSPMPGPPLKRKHEDGSLSPTGSEAGGGGEGEPPRDKRLRTTILPEQLEILYRWYMQDSNPTRKMLDCISEEVGLKKRVVQVWFQNTRARERKGQFRSTPGGVPSPAVKPPATATPASLPKFNLLLGKVDDGTGREAPKREAPAFPYPTATLASGPQPFLPPGKEATTPTPEPPLPLLPPPPPSEEEGPEEPPKASPESEACSLSAGDLSDSSASSLAEPESPGAGGTSGGPGGGTGVPDGMGQRRYRTQMSSLQLKIMKACYEAYRTPTMQECEVLGEEIGLPKRVIQVWFQNARAKEKKAKLQGTAAGSTGGSSEGLLAAQRTDCPYCDVKYDFYVSCRGHLFSRQHLAKLKEAVRAQLKSESKCYDLAPAPEAPPALKAPPATTPASMPLGAAPTLPRLAPVLLSGPALAQPPLGNLAPFNSGPAASSGLLGLATSVLPTTTVVQTAGPGRPLPQRPMPDQTNTSTAGTTDPVPGPPTEPLGDKVSSERKPVAGPTSSSNDALKNLKALKTTVPALLGGQFLPFPLPPAGGTAPPAVFGPQLQGAYFQQLYGMKKGLFPMNPMIPQTLIGLLPNALLQPPPQPPEPTATAPPKPPELPAPGEGEAGEVDELLTGSTGISTVDVTHRYLCRQCKMAFDGEAPATAHQRSFCFFGRGSGGSMPPPLRVPICTYHCLACEVLLSGREALASHLRSSAHRRKAAPPQGGPPISITNAATAASAAVAFAKEEARLPHTDSNPKTTTTSTLLAL from the exons ATGGCCACCCTTAACTCAGCCTCTACCACTGGTACCACCCCCTCCCCTGGGCACAATGCCCCGTCCCTGCCTTCGGACACCTTCTCCTCCAGCACCCCCTCTGATCCTGTCACCAAAGATCCCCCTGCTGCCTCCTCCACCTCTGAGAACATGAGGTCCTCAGAGCCAGGGGGACAGCTCCTGGAGTCGGGCTGTGGCCTCGTCCCACCAAAGGAGATTGGGGAGCCCCAGGAAGGGCCTGACTGTGGTCACTTCCCACCAAATGACCCAGGGGTGGAAAAGGacaaggagcaggaggaggaagaagaagggctCCCTCCCATGGACCTAAGCAACCACTTATTCTTCACAGCTGGAGGTGAGGCCTACCTAGTGGCCAAGCTGTCCCTGCCAGGTGGCAGTGAACTCCTGTTACCAAAGGGCTTCCCCTGGGGTGAGGCGGGCATCAAGGAAGAGCCCAGTCTGCCCTTCCTTGCCTACCCACCCCCCTCACACCTCACTGCCCTTCACATCCAACATGGCTTTGACCCAATCCAAGGCTTTAGCTCTTCTGACCAAATTCTGTCCCATGATACCTCAGCACCATCTCCGGCTGCCTGTGAGGAAAGGCATGGAGCTTTCTGGAGCTACCAGCTGGCTCCAAATCCACCCGGAGATCCCAAAGATGGCCCCATGGGGAACAGCGGGGGCAACCACGTGGCGGTCTTCTGGCTCTGCCTTCTGTGCCGCCTGGGTTTCAGCAAGCCCCAGGCCTTTATGGATCACACACAGTCTCATGGGGTGAAGCTAACCCCTGCCCAATATCAGGGCCTGTCAGGTAGCCCAGCTGTACTCCAGGAGGGAGATGAAGGCTGCAAGGCCCTCATAAGCTTTCTGGAGCCAAAACTCCCTGCTCGCCCCTCTTCTGACATACCCCTTGACAACAGCAGCACAGTGAACATGGAGGCGAATGTGGCCCAGACAGAGGATGGCCCCCCTGAGGCAGAAGTCCAGGCCCTTATCCTCCTGGATGAAGAAGTTATGGCCCTCAGCCCACCCTCTCCACCCACAGCCACCTGGGACCCCAGCCCAACCCAAGCCAAAGAATCGCCAGTAGCAGCAGGCGAGGCAGGGCCAGATTGGTTCCCTGAGGGGCAAGAAGAGGATGGAGGGCTCTGCCCCCCACTCAACCAAAGCTCACCCACCTCCAAGGAGGGGGGCACTCTCCCTGCCCCAGTGGGCTCCCCCGAAGACCCCAGTGACCCACCCCAGCCCTATCGCCTAGCTGATGACTACACCCCAGCCCCTGCAGCCTTCCAGGGCCTCAGCCTGTCCAGCCACATGTCCCTGCTCCACTCACGCAACTCCTGCAAGACACTCAAGTGTCCCAAGTGCAACTGGCACTACAAGTACCAGCAGACCCTGGATGTGCACATGCGAGAGAAGCACCCTGAGAGCAACAGTCACTGCAGCTACTGCAGTGCTGGGGGCGCCCACCCCCGCCTTGCTCGTGGAGAGAGCTACAACTGTGGCTACAAACCCTACCGCTGTGACGTCTGCAACTACTCTACAACCACCAAAGGCAACCTCAGCATCCATATGCAGTCTGACAAGCACCTGGCCAACCTACAGGGCTTCCAGGCGGGCCCTGGTGGGCAGGGAAGTCCACCAGAGGCATCACTCCCACCCTCCGCGGGAGACAAAGAGCCTAAGACCAAATCATCCTGGCAGTGCAAGGTGTGCAGCTACGAGACAAACATCTCCCGTAACCTGCGCATCCATATGACCTCTGAGAAGCACATGCAGAATGTCCTAATGCTGCACCAGGGGCTGCCGCTGGGCCTGCCACCTGGATTGATGGGGCCAGGCCCTCCTCCCCCACCAGGGGCTACCCCCACTAGCCCCCCTGAACTCTTCCAGTACTTTGGGCCCCAGGCCCTAGGGCAGCCTCAGACTCCCTTGGCTGGCCCGGGGCTGAGGCCAGACAAGCCCCTGGAAGCCCAGCTACTTCTCAATGGTTTCCACCACGTAGGAGCACCTGCCCGCAAGTTCCCCACATCCG CCCCTGGAAGCCTATCCCCTGATGCCCACCTGCCTCCAAGTCAGCTCCTGGGTTCCTCATCTGACAGCCTGCCCACCTCACCACCCCCAGACGACAGCCTGTCCCTGAAGGTGTTCCGCTGCCTAGTGTGCCAGGCCTTCAGCACAGACAGCCTGGAGCTGCTGCTCTACCACTGCAGCATAGGCCGGAGCCTCCCGGAAGCTGAATGGAAGGAGGTGGCTGGTGACACCCACCGCTGCAAGCTTTGCTGCTATGGCACCCAGCTCAAGGCCAACTTCCAACTCCACCTCAAGACTGACAAACATGCTCAGAAGTACCAGCTGGCAGCCCACCTGCGGGAGGGGGGTGGAGCCATGGGCACCCCTTCCCCAGCATCCCTGGGAGATGGGGCTCCTTATGGGTCTGTCTCCCCACTACACCTGCGCTGCAACATCTGTGACTTTGAGTCCAACAGCAAGGAGAAGATGCAGCTGCATGCCAGGGGTGCAGCCCACGAAGAAAACAGCCAAATCTATAAG TTTCTGCTGGACATGGAGGGAGCGGAggcaggggcagagctggggctaTACCACTGCCTGTTGTGTGCGTGGGAGACACCCTCCCGCTTGGCTGTGCTGCAACACCTGCGCACACCTGCCCACCGCGATGCCCAGGCCCAGAGGCGTCTGCAGCTGCTACAGAATGGCCCAACCACTGAGGAAGGACTCGCAGCTCTTCAGAGCATCCTGAGCTTCAGCCACGGGCAGCTCCGGACTCCCG GGAAGGCTCCTGTCACCCCCTTAGCTGAGCCACCCACCCCTGAGAAAGATGCCCAGAACAAGACAGAACAATTGG CTtcagaagagacagaaaacaagacTGGCCCTTCCAGAGACAGTGCCAACCAGACCACGGTCAGAATTGGG GTATACTGCTGTCCATACTGCAGCTTCCTGAGCCCAGAGTCCAGCCAGGTGAGGGCTCATACACTCTCCCAGCATGCAGTGCAGCCCAAGTACAGATGCCCACTGTGCCAGGAACAGCTGGTGGGCCGGCCTGCCCTGCACTTCCACCTTAGCCACCTTCACAACGTGGTGCCCGAGTGCGTTGAGAAGCTGCTGCTTGTA GCTACAACTGTAGAAATGACATTTACAACCAAAGTGCTGTCTGCACCCACATTAAGCCCTCTGGACAATGGCCAAGAACCCCCCACTCATGGGCCAGAGCCTACACCGAGCAGAGACCAGGCAGCAG AAGGCCCTAACCTGACCCCAGAAGCCAGTCCAGATCCTCTTCCTGAGCCTCCCCTGGCCTCAGTTGAGGTCCCAGACAAACCCTCAGGAAGCCCTGGCCAACCCCCTTCTCCAGCCCCATCTCCAGTCCCTGAACCTGATGCCCAAGCTGAAGACGTAGCTCCTCCGCCCACcatggctgaggaggaagaggggaccACTGGGGAGCTCCGCTCTGCAGAGCCAGCTCCAGCTGACTCTCGCCACCCTCTGACCTATCGGAAAACCACCAACTTTGCCCTGGACAAGTTTCTCGACCCTGCCCGGCCCTATAAGTGCACTGTGTGTAAGGAGTCCTTCACCCAGAAGAATATTCTGTTGGTTCATTATAATTCTGTCTCCCACCTTCACAAGATGAAGAAGGCTGCCATTGACCCCTCTGCCCCTGCACGGGGAGAGGCCGgtgccccacccaccaccactgCTGCCACAGACAAGCCCTTTAAGTGCACAGTCTGCAGAGTCTCCTACAACCAGAGCTCCACCCTGGAGATCCACATGCGGTCAGTTCTGCATCAGACTCGCTCTCGGGGAACCAAGACTGATTCCAAGATTGAAGGGCCAGAACGCAGCCAAGAAGAGCCCAAGGAAGGCGAGACAGAGGGGGAGGTGGGCACTGAGAAGAAGGGCCCTGACACCAGTGGCTTCATATCTGGATTGCCTTtcctgtcccctcccccacctcccttgGACCTGCACCGATTCCCAGCCCCTCTCTTCACCCCACCAGTCCTGCCCCCCTTCCCTCTGGTGCCCGAATCACTGCTTAagctccagcagcagcagctgctcctGCCCTTCTACCTCCACGATCTCAAGGTGGGGCCCAAGCTGACACTAGCTGGGCCTGCACCTGTGCTGTCCCTGCCAGCTgccacccctcctcctccaccccaacCTCCCAAGGCTGAGCTGGCTGAGCGGGAGTGGGAGCGGCCCCCCATGGCCAAAGAGGGTAATGAGGCAGGGCCTTCCTCACCCCCCGACCCATTGCCCAACGAGGCTGCCCGCACTGCAGCCAAAGCCCTTCTAGAAAACTTTGGCTTTGAGCTGGTGATCCAGTACAATGAAGGGAAGCAAGCTGtgccccctccccctaccccacccccacctgaggCCCTCGGGGGTGGGGACAAGCTGGCCTGTGGGGCCTGTGGGAAACTCTTCTCCAATATGCTTATCCTCAAGACACACGAGGAACATGTCCACCGCCGCTTTCTGCCCTTTGAAGCCCTGAGCCGTTATGCTGCTCAGTTTCGAAAGAGCTATGACAGCCTATACCCGCCCCTTGCAGAGCCTCCCAAACCTCCTGATGGGTCTCTGGATTCACCTGTTCCCCATCTGGGCCCACCCTTCCTGGTcccagagcctgaggcaggggggACCCGTGCCCCTGAAGAGCGAAGTCGAGCAGGGGGACACTGGCCcatagaagaggaagaaagctCCAGAGGGAATCTTCCTCCCCTGGTGCCTGCCGGCCGCCGGTTCTCCAGAACCAAGTTCACAGAGTTCCAGACCCAAGCCCTGCAGTCTTTCTTTGAGACTAGCGCCTACCCCAAAGACGGAGAGGTGGAGCGACTCGCAAGTCTGTTGGGTCTGGCTAGCCGTGTGGTGGTGGTGTGGTTCCAGAATGCCCGCCAGAAAGCACGCAAAAATGCCTGTGAGGGTGGGTCCATGCCAACCGGAGGAGGCACTGGGGGAGCCTCCGGCTGCAGGCGTTGCCACGccactttctcctgtgttttTGAGTTGGTGCGCCACCTCAAGAAGTGCTATGATGACCAGACCcttgaagaggaggaggaagaggcagagagaggggaagaggaggaagaggtggaagaagaagaagtagaGGAGGAACAGGGCCTTGAACCTCCAGCAGGGCCTGAGGGCCCATTACCAGAGCCTCCAGATGGGGAGGAGCTGAGCCAAGCAGAGGCAACAAAGGCAGGAGGCAAAGAGCCTGAAGAGAAGGCTACTCCATCACCTTCCCCAGCCCATACCTGTGACCAGTGTGCCATTTCTTTCTCCAGCCAGGACCTCCTGACCAGTCACCGCCGACTACATTTCCTGCCATCTCTGCAGCCCAGTGCTCCCCCCCAACTCCTAGATCTGCCCTTGCTGGTGTTTGGGGAGAGAAACCCCCTGGTGGCAGCCACCTCACCAATGCCAGGTCCACCTCTCAAACGGAAGCATGAGGACGGCAGCTTGTCTCCCACAGGCAGTGaagcagggggaggaggggagggcgaGCCCCCCAGGGACAAGCGCCTGCGCACCACCATCTTGCCTGAGCAGCTAGAGATCCTGTACCGTTGGTACATGCAGGATTCCAACCCAACACGCAAGATGCTCGACTGCATCTCCGAGGAGGTGGGGCTCAAAAAGCGAGTGGTACAGGTCTGGTTCCAGAATACCAGGGCCCGGGAGAGGAAAGGCCAGTTTCGAAGCACCCCTGGGGGGGTGCCTAGTCCAGCAGTGAAACCGCCTGCCACAGCCACCCCTGCATCCTTGCCCAAGTTCAACCTCTTATTAGGCAAGGTAGATGATGGCACTGGGAGGGAAGCCCCAAAGAGGGAAGCACCTGCTTTTCCCTACCCCACTGCCACGCTTGCTTCTGGGCCCCAGCCTTTCCTACCACCTGGGAAAGAGGCCACCACCCCAACACCAGAGCCACCTCTACCTCTCCTACCTCCCCCTCCACCCAGTGAGGAAGAGGGCCCAGAGGAACCACCTAAAGCTTCTCCAGAGAGTGAGGCTTGCAGTCTCTCTGCAGGAGATCTGAGTGATTCATCTGCTTCCAGCCTAGCTGAACCAGAATCCCCTGGGGCTGGAGGGACCAGTGGGGGACCTGGAGGTGGGACTGGGGTTCCAGATGGAATGGGGCAGCGGCGCTACAGGACCCAGATGAGCAGCCTGCAGCTGAAGATCATGAAAGCCTGCTATGAAGCTTACCGCACCCCCACCATGCAGGAGTGTGAGGTGCTGGGAGAGGAGATTGGGCTGCCCAAGAGAGTCATCCAGGTCTGGTTCCAGAATGCTCGTGCCAAGGAAAAGAAGGCCAAACTACAGGGGACAGCCGCTGGGAGCACTGGGGGCAGCAGTGAGGGCCTCTTAGCAGCCCAGCGCACTGACTGCCCCTATTGTGATGTCAAGTATGATTTCTATGTCTCCTGCCGAGGCCATCTCTTTTCCCGTCAGCACCTGGCCAAGCTCAAGGAGGCGGTTCGAGCCCAGCTGAAGAGTGAAAGCAAGTGCTACGACTTGGCCCCAGCACCTGAGGCTCCCCCAGCTCTCAAGGccccacctgccaccacacctgcctccATGCCCCTCGGGGCTGCCCCAACCTTGCCTCGCCTGGCGCCGGTCCTCTTATCTGGCCCAGCTCTGGCTCAGCCCCCGCTGGGCAACTTAGCTCCTTTCAATTCAG GCCCGGCAGCCTCCTCAGGCCTCCTCGGCCTCGCCACTTCGGTCCTGCCTACCACCACAGTGGTCCAGACTGCTGGCCCAGGCCGCCCCTTACCTCAGAGACCCATGCCCGACCAAACCAACACCTCCACAGCAGGCACCACTGACCCTGTCCCAGGCCCTCCTACTGAGCCCTTGGGGGACAAGGTCTCCAGTGAGCGAAAGCCAGTTGCAGGCCCCACCAGCTCCTCCAATGATGCCCTCAAGAACCTCAAAGCATTGAAGACCACTGTCCCAGCCCTGTTGGGGGGCCAGTTCCTGCCCTTTCCATTGCCCCCTGCTGGGGGAACAGCACCGCCAGCTGTCTTTGGCCCCCAGCTACAGGGGGCCTACTTCCAACAGCTCTATGGCATGAAGAAGGGGCTATTTCCCATGAACCCCATGATACCTCAGACCCTCATTGGGCTGCTCCCCAATGCCCTCCTCCAGCCGCCACCCCAGCCCCCTGAGCCCACAGCCACAGCACCTCCAAAGCCTCCTGAACTGCCTGCTCCAGGGGAGGGGGAAGCTGGTGAGGTTGATGAGCTGCTGACAGGCAGCACTGGCATCTCCACCGTGGATGTAACCCATCGCTACCTGTGCCGCCAGTGCAAGATGGCATTTGACGGGGAGGCCCCGGCTACTGCCCACCAGAGATCCTTCTGCTTCTTTGGGCGGGGCTCTGGGGGCTCCATGCCACCCCCATTGCGGGTGCCCATCTGCACCTACCACTGCCTGGCATGTGAGGTGCTGCTGAGTGGGCGTGAAGCCCTAGCCTCCCACCTGCGCTCCTCGGCCCACAGGCGCAAGGCAGCCCCACCTCAAGGGGGCCCACCCATCTCCATCACCAACGCCGCCACTGCTGCCTCGGCTGCTGTGGCTTTTGCCAAAGAGGAAGCAAGATTACCTCACACGGACTCCAACCCAAAAACTACGACTACCTCTACACTTCTAGCTTTATAA